One stretch of Castor canadensis chromosome 14, mCasCan1.hap1v2, whole genome shotgun sequence DNA includes these proteins:
- the LOC141416364 gene encoding olfactory receptor 7E178-like: protein MGLSEDPELEPFLFGLFPTMYLFTVLGNLLIILVVSSDSHLHTPMYFFLSNLSFADICFISTTVPKMMVCIKNQSRVISYVGCMTQMSLFFVFGNMDDKLLTVMAYDRFVAICHPLHYSVIMNHCFCVFLVFVSLLFCLCESQLHNLIALYFTHFKDVEISNFFCEPSQVLNLACSESFAKNLIMYLVGAISGFLPLSGIFFSYYKILSSILRIPSSGGKYKAFSTCGSHLLVVCLFYGTAIGVYLGSVVSTSPKNSAVASVMYTVVIPMLNPFIYSLSNGDIKNALFKLQSRAI, encoded by the coding sequence ATGGGACTCTCAGAGGATCCAGAACTGGAGCCCTTCCTTTTTGGACTGTTCCCAACCATGTACCTGTTTACAGTGCTTGGAAACCTGCTTATCATCCTGGTTGTCAGCTctgactcccacctccacacccccatgtacttctttctctccaaCCTGTCCTTTGCTGACATCTGTTTCATATCTACCACAGTCCCAAAGATGATGGTGTGCATTAAAAATCAGAGTAGGGTCATATCCTATGTGGGCTGCATGACACAAAtgtctctattttttgtttttggaaatatGGATGATAAGCTTttgactgtgatggcctatgaccggtttgtggccatctgtcaccccctGCATTATTCAGTCATCATGAACCattgcttctgtgttttcttggtgtttgtgtctcttttattttgcctttgtGAATCCCAGCTACATAATCTGATTGCCTTATATTTTACCCActtcaaggatgtggaaatttctaatttcttctgtgaGCCTTCTCAAGTCCTAAATCTTGCCTGTTCTGAGTCCTTTGCCAAAAATTTAATCATGTATTTAGTTGGTGCTATTTCtggttttcttcctctctcagggatctttttctcttactataaaattctgtcttccattctGAGAATCCCATCATCAGGTGGGAAATATAAAGCCTTTTCTACCTGTGGGTCTCATTTGTtggttgtttgcttattttatggcACAGCTATTGGCGTGTACCTTGGATCTGTTGTATCAACGTCTCCTAAAAACAGTGCAGTGGCCTCAGTGATGTACACTGTGGTCATCCCCATGCTGAATCCCTTCATCTATAGCTTGAGTAACGGGGACATCAAAAATGCCCTTTTTAAACTTCAGAGCAGAGCAATCTAG